In the Euzebya rosea genome, one interval contains:
- a CDS encoding YkvA family protein: MDPMRVVEVVGWTVGVVLASWAVMVLLAARLPEGTLKELAGFLPACLTTVRRLRAHPDVPRRAKVVVALAGLWVLSPIDLIPEFLPVIGPLDDVVVVALAFRFAARRVPRSVLLEAWPANPATIERLLGAERA, encoded by the coding sequence ATGGACCCGATGCGGGTCGTGGAGGTCGTCGGCTGGACAGTCGGCGTCGTGCTGGCCTCGTGGGCGGTGATGGTCCTGCTGGCCGCGCGGCTCCCCGAGGGGACGCTGAAGGAGCTGGCGGGGTTCCTCCCGGCCTGCCTGACCACCGTCCGCCGGCTTCGGGCACATCCGGACGTGCCCCGACGGGCGAAGGTCGTCGTGGCGCTGGCCGGCCTGTGGGTCCTGTCACCGATCGACCTCATCCCCGAGTTCCTGCCGGTCATCGGGCCGCTGGACGACGTGGTCGTCGTGGCGCTGGCGTTCCGCTTCGCCGCCCGTCGGGTCCCGAGGTCGGTACTGCTGGAGGCGTGGCCCGCGAACCCGGCAACCATCGAGCGCCTCCTCGGGGCGGAGCGGGCCTGA
- the rph gene encoding rifamycin-inactivating phosphotransferase, whose amino-acid sequence MGGEVLGIHEVDRAMVAVAGGKGANLGELTRIDEVTVPPGFVVTTAAWDRVVAGSPDLADRLAMLERTDPGDPDALRTSCEDVRRSIEAIVLPDDLEHEVVARLSSDADDVAWAVRSSGTVEDLPTASFAGQHDSSLGVTGQASVLRHITRCWASAFTERAVAYRSRQGIDHRAVRMAVVVQRMVRADAAGVLFTADPVTGNRTLTTVEAVPGLGDALVGGTASPDSWTIHEDRLVSRTIATPDRRDGQTITDGRAIELARLGRRIEAHFGTPQDIEWCVADGDVHVVQSRAITTLFPVPVASDDASHVYVSVGHQQMMTDPMTPLGISVWQLTSPAPMCHAGSRLFVDVTAALSSPVARDGLLRALGTSDPLIGDALRTLVAREGFLPDASGMPSAPSAGSRPGDGPPTDAPPADGPSPDAVAVLIRAMAAENASCARRIAGLTGTALIDFVLDDLRALRTTLFDPRSHQVIVAGIEAATRLNERLFAWLGERNLADTLALSVSGNVTAEMGLALLDVADAIRPHPAVVAFLDGVAPDTTAADLLEELGTLPGGGQARAAIESFLDVYGVRCVGEIDIARPRWHERPGLLVPMILAHVRTAEPGAAQRRSEEGRQRARAMREEVLTRVRRLPDGHARAAEVDALIGRLRAFAGYREYPKYAMVVRYWIHRQALLGEADRLAAADVIEDPDDIHFLSLQELRDVVDTRHLDHELVVRRREAFRAHHALVPPRVITSDGEVVTGDYRRDDVPAGALVGLGVSAGTVEGRARVVAGIGEADLAPGDILVTAFTDPSWTPTFLGIDGLVTEVGGLMTHGAVIAREYGLPAVVGVEHATQLIRDGQRIRIHGTEGYVEILP is encoded by the coding sequence ATGGGTGGCGAGGTGCTGGGGATCCACGAGGTCGACCGGGCGATGGTGGCCGTGGCCGGCGGCAAGGGTGCCAACCTGGGCGAGCTGACCCGCATCGACGAGGTCACCGTCCCGCCGGGGTTCGTCGTGACCACCGCGGCGTGGGACCGGGTGGTGGCCGGAAGCCCAGACCTGGCCGACCGGCTCGCCATGCTCGAACGCACCGACCCCGGCGACCCCGACGCGCTCCGCACCAGCTGCGAGGACGTCCGCCGGTCGATCGAGGCGATCGTGCTGCCCGACGACCTGGAGCACGAGGTCGTGGCGCGCCTGTCCAGCGACGCCGACGACGTGGCCTGGGCCGTCCGGTCCAGCGGGACCGTCGAGGACCTGCCCACCGCCTCCTTCGCCGGGCAGCACGACTCCTCCCTCGGCGTCACCGGTCAGGCATCGGTCCTGCGGCACATCACCAGGTGCTGGGCCTCGGCGTTCACCGAACGGGCGGTCGCCTACCGGTCGCGGCAGGGCATCGACCATCGGGCCGTGCGCATGGCGGTCGTCGTCCAGCGCATGGTGCGGGCCGACGCGGCCGGGGTCCTCTTCACCGCCGACCCGGTCACCGGCAACCGCACCCTCACCACGGTGGAGGCCGTCCCGGGCCTCGGTGACGCGCTGGTCGGGGGCACCGCCAGCCCCGACAGCTGGACGATCCACGAGGACCGGCTCGTGTCCCGCACGATCGCCACCCCCGACCGGCGGGACGGGCAGACGATCACCGACGGCAGGGCCATCGAGCTCGCCCGCCTCGGCCGACGGATCGAGGCCCACTTCGGGACGCCGCAGGACATCGAGTGGTGCGTTGCCGACGGTGATGTCCACGTGGTCCAGAGCCGGGCCATCACGACCCTCTTCCCCGTTCCCGTGGCGTCCGACGACGCCAGCCACGTCTACGTCTCCGTGGGCCACCAGCAGATGATGACCGACCCGATGACGCCGCTCGGCATCTCGGTGTGGCAGCTGACCAGCCCGGCCCCGATGTGTCATGCCGGAAGCCGGCTGTTCGTCGACGTCACCGCTGCCCTGTCCTCCCCGGTGGCCCGCGACGGGCTCCTCCGAGCGCTCGGCACGTCGGACCCCCTGATCGGTGACGCCCTTCGAACGCTCGTGGCCCGCGAGGGGTTCCTGCCCGACGCCAGCGGCATGCCGTCCGCCCCGTCCGCGGGATCCCGACCGGGGGACGGGCCCCCGACGGACGCCCCGCCAGCGGACGGGCCCTCACCGGACGCCGTGGCCGTCCTGATCCGCGCCATGGCCGCCGAGAACGCCTCGTGTGCGCGACGCATCGCGGGACTGACCGGTACGGCGTTGATCGACTTCGTCCTCGACGACCTCCGTGCGCTTCGCACCACGCTGTTCGACCCACGCAGCCATCAGGTGATCGTGGCCGGGATCGAGGCGGCCACACGGCTCAACGAGCGGTTGTTCGCCTGGCTCGGCGAGCGCAACCTCGCCGACACCCTCGCGTTGTCCGTGTCCGGCAACGTCACCGCCGAGATGGGGCTGGCGCTGCTGGACGTTGCCGACGCAATCCGGCCACACCCGGCGGTCGTGGCGTTCCTCGACGGCGTCGCCCCCGACACGACCGCAGCGGACCTCCTCGAGGAGCTGGGCACCCTGCCGGGTGGAGGTCAGGCGCGCGCGGCGATCGAGTCCTTCCTCGACGTGTACGGGGTCCGCTGCGTCGGCGAGATCGACATCGCCCGCCCCCGATGGCACGAACGCCCCGGCCTGCTGGTGCCGATGATCCTCGCCCATGTCAGGACCGCCGAACCGGGGGCCGCGCAGCGACGTAGCGAGGAGGGACGACAGCGTGCGCGGGCCATGCGAGAGGAGGTGCTGACGCGCGTGCGGCGCCTGCCGGACGGTCACGCCAGGGCCGCCGAGGTCGACGCGCTGATCGGCCGACTCCGGGCCTTCGCTGGCTACCGGGAGTACCCGAAGTACGCCATGGTCGTCCGCTACTGGATCCACCGACAGGCGCTCCTCGGCGAGGCCGACCGGCTGGCCGCTGCCGACGTCATCGAGGACCCCGACGACATCCACTTCCTGTCGCTGCAGGAGTTGCGCGACGTCGTGGACACCCGGCATCTCGACCACGAGCTGGTCGTCCGACGTCGCGAGGCGTTCCGCGCCCACCACGCCCTCGTGCCCCCGCGGGTCATCACCTCCGACGGCGAGGTCGTCACCGGCGACTACCGCCGGGACGACGTGCCTGCCGGGGCGCTGGTCGGCCTCGGTGTCTCGGCCGGCACCGTAGAGGGACGCGCACGGGTCGTCGCCGGGATCGGCGAGGCCGATCTCGCACCCGGCGACATCCTGGTCACCGCGTTCACCGATCCGAGCTGGACCCCCACCTTCCTCGGGATCGACGGGCTCGTGACCGAGGTGGGCGGCCTGATGACCCACGGCGCGGTGATCGCCCGCGAGTACGGGCTGCCCGCCGTCGTCGGCGTCGAGCACGCCACGCAGCTGATCCGGGACGGACAGCGGATCCGCATCCACGGCACCGAGGGGTACGTCGAGATCCTGCCCTGA
- the argG gene encoding argininosuccinate synthase: MSKVLTSLPAGERVGIAFSGGLDTSVAVAWMREHGAVPCTYTADLGQYDDPDVSGVPDRAKVYGAEIARVLDIRRELVEEGFAALACGAFHIRSAGRTYFNTTPLGRAVTGTLLVRAMQADDVHIWGDGSTFKGNDIERFYRYGLLANPNLRIYKPWLDADFVEQLGGRAEMSRWLDARDLPYRDAEEKAYSTDANIWGATHEAKVLEHLDTSLEIVQPIMGVRFWDPAVDIDTEDVTIGFLAGRPHSVNGEVFDDPVALVTAVNAIGGRHGLGMSDQIENRIIEAKSRGIYEAPGMALLFLAYERLLAAVHNEDTLARYHDQGRQLGRLLYEGRWLDPQALMIRESLQRWVASLVTGEVTVRLRRGEDYTILDTQGQHFSYDADKLSMERVDNAAFGPTDRIGQLTMRNLDIADSRDKLEVYAGQPIEQGTVLVEHGTLFGELPAGGADQIIANPATPGDEVAALDDAAIEFGAD; the protein is encoded by the coding sequence ATGAGCAAGGTGCTCACCAGTCTCCCCGCCGGCGAACGCGTCGGCATCGCCTTCTCCGGAGGGCTCGACACCTCCGTCGCCGTCGCGTGGATGCGCGAGCACGGTGCGGTGCCCTGCACCTACACCGCCGACCTGGGCCAGTACGACGACCCGGACGTGTCGGGCGTGCCGGACCGCGCGAAGGTCTACGGCGCCGAGATCGCCCGGGTGCTCGACATCCGTCGCGAGCTGGTGGAGGAGGGGTTCGCGGCGCTGGCCTGCGGGGCCTTCCACATCCGTTCGGCCGGCCGGACCTACTTCAACACCACGCCCCTGGGTCGCGCCGTCACCGGCACGCTGCTGGTCCGGGCGATGCAGGCCGACGACGTCCACATCTGGGGCGACGGGTCGACGTTCAAGGGCAACGACATCGAGCGGTTCTACCGCTACGGGCTGCTGGCCAACCCCAACCTGCGGATCTACAAGCCGTGGCTGGACGCCGACTTCGTCGAGCAGCTCGGCGGACGGGCGGAGATGAGCCGCTGGCTGGACGCCCGTGACCTGCCCTACCGCGACGCGGAGGAGAAGGCGTACTCCACCGACGCCAACATCTGGGGTGCCACCCACGAGGCCAAGGTGCTGGAGCACCTGGACACGTCGCTGGAGATCGTCCAGCCGATCATGGGCGTCCGCTTCTGGGACCCGGCCGTCGACATCGACACCGAGGACGTGACGATCGGCTTCCTGGCCGGCCGGCCACACAGCGTCAACGGCGAGGTGTTCGACGACCCCGTCGCGCTGGTCACGGCCGTCAACGCCATCGGTGGCCGCCATGGCCTCGGCATGTCGGACCAGATCGAGAACCGGATCATCGAGGCGAAGTCGCGCGGCATCTACGAGGCCCCCGGCATGGCGCTGCTGTTCCTTGCCTACGAGCGCCTGCTGGCCGCGGTGCACAACGAGGACACGCTGGCCCGCTACCACGACCAGGGACGCCAGCTCGGCCGCCTGCTGTACGAGGGCCGCTGGCTGGACCCGCAGGCGCTGATGATCCGCGAGTCGCTCCAGCGGTGGGTCGCGTCGCTGGTCACCGGCGAGGTCACCGTCCGGCTGCGGCGCGGCGAGGACTACACGATCCTCGACACGCAGGGCCAGCACTTCTCCTACGACGCCGACAAGCTGTCGATGGAGCGGGTGGACAACGCCGCGTTCGGCCCGACCGACCGCATCGGGCAGCTGACGATGCGCAACCTCGACATCGCCGACAGCCGCGACAAGCTCGAGGTCTACGCCGGTCAGCCGATCGAGCAGGGCACCGTCCTGGTCGAGCACGGGACGCTGTTCGGTGAGCTGCCGGCCGGCGGGGCGGACCAGATCATCGCCAACCCCGCGACCCCCGGGGACGAGGTCGCGGCCCTCGACGACGCTGCCATCGAGTTCGGCGCCGACTGA
- a CDS encoding flavin monoamine oxidase family protein, giving the protein MPAPSWTRRQVLRTAIATGGVLLGACAEEVVEPPTGRPVTQPTAALVTRWAADPLAGGSYSFLALGSTPEDREILRTPIGDTLVLAGEAVHEDHPATVHGALLSGIDAAELAYDADAGSVVVIGAGAAGLAAAATLVEEDIDVVVLEARDRIGGRVWTDRSLGFPVDLGASWIHGTRGNPLTDLAEDAAVDLHEFDYDDADRRELDTDEGTDDVDEAVASLERDLGADLDEVSPDAAREGDELGGGDALVPAGYRSLLEVLEEEIDDLRLGSPVTDVVHGPDGVVVAGPWGRIEADAVIVTVPLGVLKAGTITFDPPLPAATRGAIDRLGMGVLDKAVLVFDEPFWAEDAAGIRIVGTTDGEWAEWVNLLPVVGQPALMGFNAGSTARRLEALDDGAVVASALAALRAAYG; this is encoded by the coding sequence ATGCCCGCGCCTTCGTGGACCCGCCGGCAGGTCCTCCGCACGGCGATCGCCACCGGCGGGGTCCTGCTGGGCGCCTGTGCCGAGGAGGTGGTCGAGCCGCCGACCGGCCGTCCCGTCACCCAGCCGACCGCTGCCCTCGTCACCCGCTGGGCCGCTGATCCGCTGGCGGGCGGGAGCTACAGCTTCCTCGCCCTCGGCTCGACGCCCGAGGACCGGGAGATCCTGCGCACCCCGATCGGGGACACGCTCGTCCTCGCCGGCGAAGCGGTCCACGAGGACCACCCGGCCACCGTGCACGGGGCGCTGCTCAGCGGCATCGACGCTGCGGAGCTGGCCTACGACGCCGACGCCGGGTCCGTCGTCGTCATCGGCGCCGGCGCGGCAGGGCTGGCGGCCGCGGCCACCCTGGTCGAGGAGGACATCGACGTCGTGGTCCTGGAGGCCCGGGACCGGATCGGGGGTCGCGTGTGGACCGACCGCTCGCTGGGCTTTCCCGTGGACCTCGGCGCCAGCTGGATCCACGGGACACGCGGCAACCCCCTGACCGACCTGGCCGAGGATGCCGCCGTCGACCTGCACGAGTTCGACTACGACGACGCCGATCGCCGCGAGCTGGACACCGACGAGGGCACCGACGACGTCGACGAGGCCGTCGCGTCGCTGGAGCGCGACCTGGGCGCTGACCTCGACGAGGTGTCCCCCGATGCGGCCCGCGAGGGGGACGAGCTCGGCGGCGGCGACGCCCTCGTGCCGGCCGGGTACCGCTCGCTGCTGGAGGTGCTGGAGGAGGAGATCGACGACCTGCGACTGGGCTCCCCCGTGACCGACGTCGTCCACGGTCCCGACGGGGTGGTGGTCGCCGGGCCGTGGGGTCGGATCGAGGCCGATGCGGTCATCGTCACCGTGCCGCTCGGCGTCCTGAAGGCCGGGACGATCACGTTCGATCCGCCGCTGCCGGCCGCGACTCGAGGGGCCATCGATCGGCTCGGCATGGGGGTGCTCGACAAGGCCGTGCTGGTCTTCGACGAGCCGTTCTGGGCCGAGGACGCGGCCGGCATTCGCATCGTCGGCACCACCGACGGCGAATGGGCCGAGTGGGTCAACCTGCTGCCGGTCGTCGGCCAGCCTGCCCTGATGGGCTTCAACGCCGGCTCGACCGCGCGTCGCCTCGAGGCTCTGGACGACGGTGCCGTCGTCGCCTCGGCACTGGCCGCCCTCCGCGCCGCCTACGGCTGA